In the genome of Pseudomonas sp. HS6, one region contains:
- a CDS encoding tyrosinase family protein has translation MTTFRQDVATLGSGWNKTLLNYALAMRALDEQPIEDRNSWKFLGAMHGFHPQLWVNERLIKTGAPIPVDLTNNTFGNQCQHGSWYFVSWHRAYLFAFESIVAAKVKELTGDDWLLPYWNYLNSNNPKALYLPDAFVAKTLPDGSPNPLCKYPRRPGITKLQPHGGFSLEAMDENDFTVGNGTLGFGGGITGDFVQFDGIAGELEVNPHNTVHGLVGGYMGNALLAGLDPIFWLHHCNIDRLWEAWMNTPGKTMVKDPRWSNGPADRSFIMPVPGDNAPGVTFTSKDTLKGGKFYRPYDDLVSGTGVTPGAIAVARVNMGSPTQQTVLPIGANTTAVKVGGASVDTHIDLEPTAAAKSIATMGANTLGKEVARLYLSLESVRGSAPSPLLDVYVNLPDGADPALNADRLAGSLTLFGLNVASQTDGHHAGTGLGYTIDITDLAQRLTDAGDFDPNHLRVTLVPGEQISDEEPVTVERISVLKRSGVVS, from the coding sequence ATGACTACTTTTCGCCAGGATGTTGCAACACTGGGTTCAGGATGGAACAAGACATTACTGAACTACGCACTGGCCATGCGAGCGCTGGACGAACAGCCGATAGAGGACCGCAATAGCTGGAAATTCCTCGGCGCCATGCATGGATTCCATCCGCAATTATGGGTCAACGAGCGCCTGATCAAAACGGGTGCGCCGATTCCAGTGGATTTGACCAACAACACATTCGGCAATCAGTGTCAGCACGGCAGCTGGTATTTCGTTTCCTGGCACCGTGCCTATCTGTTTGCGTTCGAGAGCATCGTCGCGGCCAAGGTGAAGGAACTGACGGGCGACGACTGGCTGCTCCCATATTGGAACTACCTCAACAGCAACAACCCGAAAGCGTTGTATCTGCCAGATGCCTTTGTGGCAAAAACGTTACCCGACGGCAGCCCGAATCCCCTTTGCAAATACCCTCGCCGGCCCGGGATCACCAAACTACAGCCTCACGGCGGATTCAGCCTTGAAGCGATGGACGAGAATGACTTTACCGTAGGCAATGGGACGCTGGGCTTCGGCGGTGGGATCACGGGCGATTTCGTCCAGTTCGACGGGATAGCCGGCGAACTGGAAGTCAACCCGCACAACACGGTCCATGGTCTCGTCGGAGGCTATATGGGGAATGCCTTGCTCGCGGGTCTTGACCCGATCTTCTGGCTGCACCATTGCAATATCGACCGGTTATGGGAAGCGTGGATGAACACGCCAGGCAAGACGATGGTCAAGGATCCGCGGTGGTCCAACGGCCCGGCAGACCGCAGCTTCATCATGCCAGTACCCGGTGATAACGCACCTGGAGTAACGTTCACCAGTAAGGACACGTTGAAGGGTGGCAAATTTTATCGGCCCTACGATGATTTGGTCAGCGGTACGGGTGTAACGCCGGGAGCGATTGCTGTGGCACGGGTCAATATGGGTTCGCCCACTCAACAAACCGTTCTGCCCATTGGCGCCAATACAACGGCCGTCAAGGTCGGGGGCGCGTCGGTCGACACCCACATCGATCTCGAACCGACAGCCGCCGCCAAGAGCATCGCCACCATGGGTGCGAATACTCTGGGCAAGGAAGTGGCCCGACTCTATCTTTCCCTGGAGTCGGTGCGCGGTTCCGCACCGTCACCGCTTCTGGATGTGTACGTCAACCTGCCCGACGGTGCCGACCCGGCACTGAATGCTGACCGCCTGGCCGGCAGCCTGACGCTTTTCGGGCTCAACGTTGCCTCGCAAACGGACGGCCACCACGCTGGCACCGGGCTTGGCTACACGATCGACATCACCGACCTGGCCCAGCGACTGACGGACGCCGGCGACTTTGATCCGAATCATCTGCGGGTAACGCTTGTACCTGGAGAGCAGATATCGGATGAAGAACCGGTAACGGTCGAACGCATCAGCGTTCTCAAGCGAAGCGGTGTCGTGAGCTGA
- a CDS encoding DUF2182 domain-containing protein — protein sequence MRPGLVLRSFTYAPWPLLLATAGLGLALSLYNDVSTEGPAFCVAVNGLSIITSWPAALQAELALNPLHRILAGWFLMLLAMMPPLLAMPLMHVWRSSLPSRRIRASVMFLLGYCALWMAVGPLLLAVALLLQITAGKGALAVAILIAMLWRAGPWHRVALIRGHQPRRIGLFGWAADRDCLAFGMVHGLFCIVSCWAWMLVPLVSGAWHIPVMLSASLIIMVERLTLSGPLRRQWQPLSLSIRLYTFLTKLNMERPHG from the coding sequence ATGCGACCAGGCCTGGTTCTACGCAGCTTCACTTACGCTCCCTGGCCATTGCTGTTGGCCACGGCGGGGCTCGGCCTGGCGCTGTCCCTTTACAACGATGTGAGTACCGAAGGCCCGGCCTTCTGCGTGGCGGTGAATGGCCTGTCGATCATCACCAGTTGGCCCGCTGCGCTGCAAGCGGAGCTGGCATTGAATCCACTTCACCGCATTCTGGCGGGTTGGTTCCTGATGCTGCTGGCCATGATGCCGCCCCTGTTGGCGATGCCGCTCATGCATGTCTGGCGCTCCAGCCTGCCCAGCAGGCGAATACGGGCGTCAGTCATGTTTCTGCTCGGCTACTGCGCGCTATGGATGGCCGTCGGCCCGCTTCTGTTGGCAGTGGCGTTGCTGCTGCAGATCACTGCGGGAAAAGGCGCGCTGGCCGTGGCAATACTCATCGCCATGCTATGGCGTGCGGGCCCGTGGCACCGCGTGGCGCTCATCCGGGGCCATCAACCCCGGCGAATCGGTCTGTTCGGCTGGGCCGCCGACAGGGACTGTCTGGCCTTCGGCATGGTCCACGGTCTGTTTTGTATTGTTTCGTGTTGGGCATGGATGTTGGTGCCGCTGGTCAGCGGGGCCTGGCACATTCCGGTGATGCTATCAGCGAGCCTCATCATAATGGTTGAGCGACTCACACTATCTGGTCCCTTACGCAGGCAGTGGCAGCCTCTTTCTTTATCCATTCGCCTTTATACCTTCCTCACCAAACTCAATATGGAGCGTCCTCATGGGTAG